Proteins encoded in a region of the Anoxybacillus amylolyticus genome:
- a CDS encoding small, acid-soluble spore protein, alpha/beta type, translating into MGRRRGIMSERFKEELAKELGFYDVVQREGWGAIRAKDAGNMVKLAIQLAEHHLANKTKE; encoded by the coding sequence TTGGGACGACGTCGGGGAATCATGTCGGAACGGTTTAAAGAAGAGTTAGCGAAAGAGCTTGGGTTTTACGACGTGGTACAAAGAGAAGGCTGGGGTGCCATCCGTGCGAAAGATGCAGGGAATATGGTGAAACTAGCGATACAACTGGCCGAACACCATTTAGCCAACAAAACGAAAGAATAA
- the ispE gene encoding 4-(cytidine 5'-diphospho)-2-C-methyl-D-erythritol kinase: MRLLVKAPAKINLSLDVLHKRPDGYHEVKMVMTTIDLSDRVELAPLASDTIQIISHNRFVPDDHRNLAYQAAKLLKETFGVRKGVAISITKTIPVAAGLAGGSSDAAATLRGLNKLWQLGLTMDELAELGAKIGSDVSFCVYGGTALATGRGEKIEHLPAPPPCWVILAKPTIGVSTAEVYRNLNLQRTFHPDVDGMVQAIKDRDYERICSLVGNALEDVTLNMHPEVAHIKEQMKRFGADAVLMSGSGPTVFGLVQYDSRLHRIYNGLRGFCDQVFAVRLLGERNSFD, translated from the coding sequence TTGAGACTATTGGTAAAAGCTCCGGCAAAAATCAATTTATCGCTAGATGTATTACATAAGCGACCAGACGGATACCACGAAGTCAAAATGGTAATGACGACAATTGACTTGTCGGATCGGGTCGAGTTAGCGCCGCTTGCTAGTGATACGATTCAAATTATATCACATAATCGGTTTGTGCCGGACGATCATCGCAATTTGGCGTATCAAGCCGCCAAATTGTTAAAAGAAACGTTTGGGGTTCGAAAAGGTGTGGCGATCTCGATTACAAAAACGATTCCCGTCGCTGCTGGGTTGGCGGGGGGAAGTAGCGATGCCGCTGCGACATTGCGTGGATTAAATAAGCTTTGGCAACTAGGATTGACGATGGATGAATTAGCGGAACTTGGCGCAAAAATCGGTTCGGATGTGTCGTTTTGTGTGTATGGGGGAACAGCACTTGCGACAGGACGAGGGGAGAAAATTGAGCATCTCCCTGCACCGCCACCTTGCTGGGTTATTTTAGCGAAGCCAACAATAGGGGTTTCCACCGCCGAAGTGTATCGCAACTTAAACTTGCAACGAACTTTTCACCCGGATGTCGATGGAATGGTACAAGCCATTAAAGACCGGGATTACGAACGGATTTGCTCGCTTGTGGGCAATGCGCTTGAAGATGTGACGCTAAACATGCACCCAGAAGTTGCGCACATTAAAGAGCAAATGAAACGGTTTGGCGCAGATGCCGTTTTAATGAGCGGAAGCGGACCGACTGTTTTCGGATTAGTGCAGTATGATTCACGTTTGCACCGTATTTACAACGGACTACGTGGATTTTGTGACCAAGTGTTTGCCGTTCGGTTATTGGGGGAGCGGAATTCATTTGATTAA
- the spoVG gene encoding septation regulator SpoVG, producing MEVTDVRLRRVNTEGRMRAIASITLDNEFVVHDIRVIDGNNGLFVAMPSKRTPDGEFRDIAHPINSTTRGKIQEAVLAEYHRLGELEAELEEAGAS from the coding sequence ATGGAAGTAACTGACGTAAGATTACGCCGCGTGAATACCGAAGGACGTATGAGAGCGATTGCGTCTATTACGTTGGATAATGAATTTGTTGTACATGATATCCGCGTAATTGACGGCAATAACGGCTTGTTTGTCGCTATGCCAAGCAAGCGTACTCCTGACGGGGAATTTCGTGACATCGCGCATCCGATCAATTCCACAACCCGCGGGAAAATTCAAGAGGCTGTATTGGCCGAGTATCACCGCTTAGGTGAGCTTGAAGCAGAACTGGAAGAAGCCGGTGCTTCTTAA
- the purR gene encoding pur operon repressor: MKLRRSSRLVDMTHYLLEHPHQLVPLTFFAERYQSAKSSISEDLAIIKQTFEQQGVGTLKTISGAAGGVQYIPKLSMEEAKGTVAYLCEQLANPDRLLPGGYLYMTDILGDPRIIHKIGRLYASLFADRAIDVVMTIATKGIPLAYAVAHFLNVPVVIVRHDNKVTEGSMVSINYVSGSSKRIQTMVLAKRSLAEGTNVLIVDDFMKAGGTINGMISLLNEFNARVAGIGVLVESEEPSERLVDEYISLVKLSSVNIKEKQITINEGNYMNFME, encoded by the coding sequence ATGAAGTTAAGGCGCAGTAGCCGCTTAGTCGATATGACGCATTATCTCCTTGAACATCCGCACCAGTTAGTGCCGCTGACATTTTTTGCGGAACGGTATCAATCGGCTAAGTCATCGATTAGCGAAGATTTAGCGATCATTAAGCAAACGTTTGAGCAGCAAGGTGTCGGAACGTTAAAAACGATTTCGGGCGCAGCAGGCGGTGTGCAATATATTCCTAAATTATCGATGGAAGAAGCAAAAGGAACGGTTGCGTATTTATGCGAGCAGCTAGCCAATCCCGATCGGCTATTACCTGGCGGGTACTTGTATATGACGGATATTCTTGGCGATCCGCGCATTATCCATAAAATTGGCCGGCTATATGCGTCGCTGTTTGCCGATCGGGCGATCGATGTGGTCATGACGATTGCTACGAAAGGAATTCCGTTAGCTTATGCTGTTGCCCATTTTTTAAATGTTCCTGTTGTCATCGTTCGCCATGACAATAAAGTGACAGAAGGTTCGATGGTGAGTATTAATTATGTTTCTGGTTCGTCTAAGCGCATTCAAACGATGGTATTGGCGAAACGAAGCTTGGCAGAAGGAACGAACGTGTTAATCGTCGATGATTTTATGAAAGCGGGCGGAACGATCAACGGGATGATTAGCTTATTAAACGAATTTAACGCTCGAGTAGCTGGCATCGGTGTGCTCGTTGAATCCGAAGAGCCGAGTGAACGGCTTGTCGACGAATACATTTCCTTAGTGAAGCTCTCATCTGTTAATATAAAAGAGAAGCAAATTACGATTAACGAAGGAAACTACATGAACTTTATGGAATGA
- a CDS encoding RidA family protein, with amino-acid sequence MKKVETTKAPQAIGPYSQGIIVNNMFYSSGQIALTPEGEMVQGDVKEQTHQVFKNLQAVLEAAGASLDTVVKTTVFLKSMDDFAAMNEVYGQYFNEHKPARSCVAVAKLPKDALVEIEVVALVK; translated from the coding sequence ATGAAAAAAGTCGAAACAACAAAAGCACCGCAAGCAATTGGCCCTTATTCGCAAGGCATTATTGTCAATAATATGTTTTACAGCTCGGGGCAAATTGCGTTAACGCCAGAAGGAGAAATGGTACAAGGGGATGTAAAAGAGCAAACGCATCAAGTATTTAAAAATTTACAAGCTGTGTTGGAAGCAGCTGGTGCCTCGCTTGATACCGTTGTCAAAACGACCGTGTTTTTAAAAAGCATGGACGATTTTGCGGCGATGAACGAAGTATACGGACAATATTTCAACGAACATAAACCAGCCCGCTCTTGTGTGGCTGTTGCTAAATTGCCGAAAGATGCACTAGTTGAAATCGAAGTCGTTGCGTTAGTGAAATAA
- the glmU gene encoding bifunctional UDP-N-acetylglucosamine diphosphorylase/glucosamine-1-phosphate N-acetyltransferase GlmU → MKRYAVILAAGQGTRMKSKLYKVLHPVCGKPMVQHVVDQVLQLGLEKLITVVGFGAEQVKAQIGTKSEFALQEEQLGTAHAVMQAASYLQDKDGVTLVVCGDTPLITAETMESLLEHHLATNAKATILTAIAENPAGYGRIVRNEEGHVEKIVEHKDATELEREINEINTGTYCFDNRSLFEALTNVSNNNVQGEYYLTDVIEILKAKGAVVSAYQASSFNETIGVNDRIALMQAEKIMRDRINRYHMTNGVTIIAPEHTYISPEAKIGRDTIIYPGTIIEGATVIGEDCVIGPHSEINNCVVGDNTTIRHSVAHDSEIGNHVTIGPFAHIRPSSQIGDDVRIGNFVEIKKSRFGKGSKASHLSYIGDAQVGEDVNLGCGSITVNYDGKNKYLTKIEDGAFIGCNANLIAPVTVGKGAYVAAGSTITNDVPDNALSIARARQVNKENYVERLNVKKKS, encoded by the coding sequence ATGAAACGATATGCGGTAATATTGGCAGCCGGTCAGGGGACGCGGATGAAATCAAAGCTATATAAAGTGCTACACCCTGTTTGCGGCAAGCCAATGGTTCAGCATGTAGTCGATCAAGTGTTGCAGCTTGGTCTCGAAAAATTGATTACAGTTGTTGGATTTGGTGCCGAACAAGTAAAGGCACAAATCGGCACCAAAAGCGAGTTTGCGTTGCAAGAGGAACAGCTCGGGACAGCACACGCGGTAATGCAAGCAGCTTCGTATTTGCAAGACAAAGATGGGGTAACGTTAGTTGTTTGCGGAGACACTCCTCTTATTACAGCGGAAACGATGGAATCGTTGTTAGAACACCACCTTGCGACAAATGCAAAAGCGACGATTTTAACAGCGATCGCGGAAAATCCAGCTGGATATGGTCGCATCGTTCGGAACGAAGAAGGACACGTTGAAAAAATTGTTGAACATAAAGACGCAACAGAATTAGAGCGAGAGATCAATGAGATTAATACAGGCACATATTGTTTCGACAACCGCTCGTTATTTGAAGCGCTTACAAATGTATCCAACAACAACGTGCAAGGTGAGTATTATTTAACCGATGTCATTGAGATTTTAAAAGCAAAAGGGGCAGTTGTTTCCGCGTATCAAGCTTCTTCGTTTAACGAAACCATCGGCGTCAATGATCGCATTGCGCTTATGCAAGCGGAAAAAATAATGCGCGATCGCATTAATCGCTACCATATGACAAACGGCGTGACGATTATTGCTCCAGAGCATACGTATATATCACCGGAAGCGAAAATTGGACGTGACACGATTATTTATCCAGGCACTATTATTGAAGGAGCAACGGTGATTGGTGAAGACTGCGTCATCGGTCCGCATTCAGAAATTAACAACTGCGTCGTCGGCGATAATACAACGATTCGTCACTCTGTCGCTCATGATAGTGAAATTGGAAATCATGTAACCATCGGCCCGTTTGCTCATATTCGCCCGTCTTCGCAAATCGGTGATGATGTTCGGATTGGCAATTTTGTCGAGATTAAAAAGTCGAGGTTCGGAAAAGGAAGCAAAGCATCACATTTAAGCTATATTGGCGATGCGCAAGTAGGGGAGGACGTAAATTTAGGCTGTGGCTCGATTACCGTAAATTATGATGGGAAAAATAAGTATTTGACAAAAATTGAAGACGGCGCATTTATTGGGTGCAATGCGAATTTAATTGCTCCTGTAACGGTTGGAAAAGGAGCGTATGTAGCAGCCGGCTCTACCATTACCAATGACGTTCCAGACAATGCGTTATCGATTGCCCGCGCCCGTCAAGTGAATAAAGAAAATTATGTCGAACGTCTGAACGTGAAGAAAAAATCCTAA
- a CDS encoding ribose-phosphate diphosphokinase, whose protein sequence is MSQYVDSSLKLFALNSNKQLSEEIAQIIGVQLGKCSVSRFSDGEIQINIEESIRGGDVFVIQSTSAPVNEHLMELLIMIDALKRASAKTINIVMPYYGYARQDRKARSREPITAKLVANLLETAGASRVITLDLHAPQIQGFFDIPIDHLMGVPILADYFKNKNLQDIVIVSPDHGGVTRARRLADRLKAPIAIIDKRRPKPNVAEVMNIVGQVEGKTAILIDDIIDTAGTITLAANALVENGAANVYACCTHPVLSGPAIERIQNSKIKELVVTNSIALPEEKKIDKIVELSVAPLIAEAIIRVYEKQSISALFD, encoded by the coding sequence ATGTCTCAATATGTTGATTCAAGCTTAAAGTTGTTTGCATTGAATTCGAATAAACAGTTATCGGAAGAAATCGCCCAAATTATCGGTGTACAGCTTGGAAAATGTTCGGTATCTAGGTTTAGCGATGGTGAAATTCAAATTAACATCGAAGAGAGCATCCGCGGTGGAGATGTGTTCGTCATCCAATCGACGAGCGCACCTGTGAACGAGCATTTAATGGAACTTCTCATTATGATTGACGCATTGAAGCGTGCTTCTGCCAAGACAATCAACATTGTCATGCCGTATTACGGCTATGCACGCCAAGACCGTAAAGCGCGTTCGCGTGAACCGATCACTGCAAAATTAGTAGCAAATCTTTTAGAAACAGCGGGTGCTTCTCGCGTCATTACACTTGATTTACACGCACCGCAAATTCAAGGATTTTTTGACATTCCAATCGATCATTTAATGGGCGTTCCAATTTTAGCGGACTACTTTAAAAACAAAAACCTCCAAGACATTGTCATCGTATCGCCAGACCACGGCGGAGTAACACGGGCGCGCCGATTGGCAGATCGCCTCAAAGCGCCGATTGCGATCATCGATAAGCGCCGTCCAAAACCAAACGTAGCGGAAGTTATGAATATCGTTGGACAAGTAGAAGGGAAAACTGCTATTCTAATTGATGATATCATCGATACGGCGGGGACGATTACATTAGCAGCGAACGCGTTAGTGGAAAACGGAGCGGCTAATGTGTATGCATGTTGCACGCATCCTGTGTTATCAGGGCCAGCAATCGAACGGATTCAAAACTCGAAAATTAAAGAGTTAGTCGTAACGAATTCCATTGCGCTTCCTGAAGAGAAGAAAATTGATAAAATTGTAGAACTGTCTGTAGCACCTTTAATTGCCGAAGCGATTATTCGCGTTTACGAAAAGCAATCGATTAGCGCGCTATTTGATTAA